AAAATCCCGGGAGCTTCTTGAAAAACGGGTGGAAGAACGGACAAAAGACCTGATCAGTGAAATCGATAAGCACATTGAGACGGAAAAGACTCTTCGCAAGAGCGAACAGCGTCTTGCCGAAGCGCAGGCAATGGCGCATATCGGCAACTGGGAATGGGACATTGCCACAGATTCCTTTACATGGTCCGAAGAAATTTTCCGGATTTTCGGCGTGGCCCCAGACTCCTTTATACCATCTATGCAACGAGTCACGGAAGCCATCCACCCGGACGACAGGAGTCTCTTTCAAGCAGCTGTGGACAAAGCCCTGAAGGGGCAACACCTCTATGCTCTGGATTTCCGCATTATCAGACCAGGAGGAGATGAACGCACGGTCCATTCCATCGGTGAATTAATCCTGAATGACTCAGGATCCCCATCCAGCATGATCGGCACAATCCAGGACATTACCGAACGGGAAAGAGCCCAGACAGATCACGAGAAGCTTACCCAGAGACTCCAGCAATCCCAGAAACTTGAGGCCGTTGGCACCCTTGCCGGCGGAATTGCTCACGACTTTAACAATATTCTCCATTCCATTTTCGGCCACCTTCAGAATCTCAAAGCGATCGTCCCGGATGATGCTCCAGGTTCCTCCCAGATAGAGGGTATTTCCCTGGCAACCCGACGCGCCGGGGACCTGGTCAAGCAGATCCTCATCTATGGACGCCGGAGTGAACAGAACCGTAAGCCGATTCTGCTCCAGGAACTTATCCGGGAAACATTGCAGCTGACGGTGGGTTCCAAGTCAGAGGGCATCACTATTCATCAAAAAATTGATCCGGATAGCAAACCCATTGACGCAGACGAGACCCAGATCCGCCAGGTCCTGATGAACCTCATTACCAATGCCTGCCAGTCAATGCAACAGGCTGGCGGCACCCTTGAGATCGGACTTGCTTCGATCCGGATCAATGAATCAAAACAGATTCATCCCGACCTTGTACCCGGGCATTATGCCCGTTTTTCAATCAGCGATACCGGGCACGGTATTGATCCTGAAACCCTACCCAGGATCTTCAACCCTTATTTCACTACCCGTACATTCAGTGAAGGCACAGGGCTGGGACTGGCCATTGCCGAGGGGATCATCAAAAGCCACGGCGGCGTGATTCTGGTGGAAAGCACTCAAGGGCAAGGCACCACCTTTCAGGTATACTTCCCGCTTCTGTCCAGCAGACAGACTGTTCCGGCAGAAACCTCAAAGGAACAAACCTTCAGTGCTGCTTTCCAGGGAAGCCGGATTTTATTTGTGGATGATGAAAAGATGAATGTCGAGACCTGGGCAATTGCCCTCAGGAGCGAAGGATTCAAAGTCACCGGCCAAATTGACAGCCGCGAGGCCCTGAAACTCTTTGAACTTTCTCCCCATATCTTCGATCTTGTCATCACCGATCAGAGGATGCCTGACATGTCGGGTCTGAAACTGGCAGAAGAGCTTCTGAAAATCAGGCCGGACATTCCGGTTATCCTTTCAACCGGCTGGAATGAAACTCTGGACAGTAAACAGATCTTGGCCGCAGGCATACAAAAGGTCGTACAAAAGCCCCACGAGATGAAAGATCTTCTCCAAGCCATTTATTCGTGCCTTGCATGACCGACAGTCCCGCATCCGGATCCCGATCCACTGTTCCTGTCATTTCAATCAGATAATTCTTGTGGCGTTACCCCCATTATCCAGTTGTTTGATAAAAAAAACAGCTTGCTTTATTGTGGATATGGAGTATTTTATAAAATTCATTGTAAAGTATTATCTGTTTTATCATGAGAGGCTGCTTCATCCAAATCGCGCAATCTTCTTATATAAGATTTGGCGATTTTTTTGTTTTAACGGTTTCGGGATAATATTTTTGTTTATCAAAAAGGCTCTTAAAAAGAGCCGCGTAGAAAGGAGTAGTTAGAAGTGAATAAAGGTATTGTAAAATGGTTTAACGCGTCAAAAGGTTTTGGTTTTATCGAGCAGGAAAATGGAGCGGATGTTTTTGTCCATCATTCTGCAATTCAATCTGATGGTTACAAAACACTTGATGAAGGTGCATCTGTAACTTTTGAAGTTGTTGATGGGCAGAAAGGCCCTGCTGCAGCCAATGTGGTTCAGCTTTAAATAATTTTCACGATAGTCTCTCGATATGCCCTGCACATCGCAGGGCATTTTTTTTGATCAGCCTGCACCTGCCGTCGCATAAAACGATACCACTGTGCAATTCCCGACTCATTCCTTAGCTCAAAAGAACAAACATTATGAATACATTTGCAGAATTAGGCATTAACCGCGAAATCCTCAAAGGACTCTCATCCCTGGGATTTCAAGATCCAACCCCGGTTCAGTTACAGGTCATTCCTTTAATGCTGGAAAAACAAGTAGACCTGATCGGCCTGGCACAAACCGGAACAGGCAAGACCGCAGCCTTTGGCCTTCCATTGATTCAGTTGATAAACACTAAAAGCATGCAGACTCAAGGGTTGATCCTTTGTCCTACACGGGAACTTTGCGTGCAGGTAGCCAGAGACCTGGAGGCATTTTCCAAGTATGTTGAGGGTGTAAAAATATTAGCGATTTACGGTGGAGCAAGCATTGAGCAGCAGATAACCGCCCTGCGCAAAGGCATCCATATTATTGTTGCAACCCCGGGCCGCTTAAACGACTTAATCAACCGCGGCAAAGTTGATATATCCGGTGTCCGTTATGCGGTGTTTGATGAAGCCGATGAAATGCTGCAAATGGGTTTTCAGGATGAATTAAACGCCATACTGGCCAAGACGCCTTCAGATAAAAATACCTTGCTGTTTTCGGCAACGATGTCGAAAGAAGTTAAAGCGATAGCCAGCAAGTATATGTCTGATGCCGTTGAGATTACAATCGGTAAACGCAATGCCGGTGCCGAAAATGTCCTTCATGAGTATTACATGGTGCAGGCCAAGGACCGCTATCTTGCCCTGAAGCGTATTGTCGACAACAACCCCAAGAATTATTCAATTATTTTTTGCCGGACACGCATAGAGACCCAGGAAATAGCCAATAAATTGATTCAGGACGGCTACAACGCTGATTCCCTGCATGGCGATTTATCCCAGGCCCAGCGGGATCAGGTGATGAAGAAATTCCGCTCCAAGAATCTGCAGATCCTGGTGGCAACCGATGTTGCAGCGCGAGGCCTGGATGTAAATGATCTGACCCATGTAATCAATTACAATCTTCCTGACGATATTTCCTATTATACTCATCGAAGCGGTCGTACCGGCCGGGCTGGTCGCACCGGAACATCGGTTGCGATCATTCACATGAAAGAGCGCTTCAAGATTAAGGAAATAGAATCAAAGCTTAACAAGAAATTCAAACAGTGCCGCATTCCTTCAGGAGTGGAAGTTTGCAGAAAACAACTGGTCAGCCTGATTGATGTGGTTACCAACGTTGAGGTGGACTACGACCAGATTAATCCGCTCTATGCTGAAATCGCTGAAAAGCTTGCAGCCATGGATCGTGAAGAGCTTATCAAGAGATTTGTTTCTCTGGAATTTAATCGGTTTCTGGAATATTACAAAAATGCCCCTGATCTCAATGTAAGTGATGGAGAGAAAAAGCGGCATGGCAAAACAGAACAAAAACGTGGGGAGTCAGGCACCTATGAAAACCGCGGGCAGAAGTTTACCCGGTTTTCGCTTAATGTGGGTCGGCGCGATGGGATTATGCCCCAGGGTCTGATTGGCCATATCAATGGAATTCCCGGTGGTGGGCGCATCAAGGTCGGCAAGATTGAAATTATGCGCAACACGGCCCATCTTGAAGCCGACAGCAAGTTTATTCCACAAATCCTTGCCGCGTTTCAGCATTTCACCATCAACGGCAGAACGGTTACCATTAAAATCGCCAGCGACACTCACGGCACAAGTCGACCCAAACCTGACGCTATACGCCACCGTAAAGGGCGCAAACCAAAGGCTGCATAGAGTACAACTTTAAATAATTACTTTTTCTTCCGGTGAGAAGTCATGACCGACAAATCTAATTTTGCATCATACCCTGTCGGGTTAAAGTCAGTAAATACATTCAATCGTGTTATGGGGTTTGGCAGCACATACCAACTGATCTCTGGGTAAAATTCCCAAAGTGACGGTCACCCCCGGCACAATAAGCAATTACAGTTGCAGCAAATCATGGTGCAGCTAAATTTTTAGGAGGGTGACAATGAATATCTACGTTGGACAACTGCCATACAGTGTAACCGAAGG
This genomic window from Pseudomonadota bacterium contains:
- a CDS encoding response regulator, yielding MPSSQAHTKSLAFRIFVPVLLGFILAGGSLFFFLFTFLSDFMESHIRSDMEKHASAIYSIGDQGLNDLLNQRRSTNRIAIRIAQAKAQVRADNYMRSNDLRGVIKSGTAEIFRSADLPGAMTHDPAVRYQENMVYQEEHNSHKYYIYHIDFEPWKWQILLVKDAEAYTFLINKITTVYIVIAALLIFYTLFLLILLRKFINHPVKLIIEALKNGSPPRYKGIKEFTFLSENIADMMEKLKKSRELLEKRVEERTKDLISEIDKHIETEKTLRKSEQRLAEAQAMAHIGNWEWDIATDSFTWSEEIFRIFGVAPDSFIPSMQRVTEAIHPDDRSLFQAAVDKALKGQHLYALDFRIIRPGGDERTVHSIGELILNDSGSPSSMIGTIQDITERERAQTDHEKLTQRLQQSQKLEAVGTLAGGIAHDFNNILHSIFGHLQNLKAIVPDDAPGSSQIEGISLATRRAGDLVKQILIYGRRSEQNRKPILLQELIRETLQLTVGSKSEGITIHQKIDPDSKPIDADETQIRQVLMNLITNACQSMQQAGGTLEIGLASIRINESKQIHPDLVPGHYARFSISDTGHGIDPETLPRIFNPYFTTRTFSEGTGLGLAIAEGIIKSHGGVILVESTQGQGTTFQVYFPLLSSRQTVPAETSKEQTFSAAFQGSRILFVDDEKMNVETWAIALRSEGFKVTGQIDSREALKLFELSPHIFDLVITDQRMPDMSGLKLAEELLKIRPDIPVILSTGWNETLDSKQILAAGIQKVVQKPHEMKDLLQAIYSCLA
- a CDS encoding DEAD/DEAH box helicase; the encoded protein is MNTFAELGINREILKGLSSLGFQDPTPVQLQVIPLMLEKQVDLIGLAQTGTGKTAAFGLPLIQLINTKSMQTQGLILCPTRELCVQVARDLEAFSKYVEGVKILAIYGGASIEQQITALRKGIHIIVATPGRLNDLINRGKVDISGVRYAVFDEADEMLQMGFQDELNAILAKTPSDKNTLLFSATMSKEVKAIASKYMSDAVEITIGKRNAGAENVLHEYYMVQAKDRYLALKRIVDNNPKNYSIIFCRTRIETQEIANKLIQDGYNADSLHGDLSQAQRDQVMKKFRSKNLQILVATDVAARGLDVNDLTHVINYNLPDDISYYTHRSGRTGRAGRTGTSVAIIHMKERFKIKEIESKLNKKFKQCRIPSGVEVCRKQLVSLIDVVTNVEVDYDQINPLYAEIAEKLAAMDREELIKRFVSLEFNRFLEYYKNAPDLNVSDGEKKRHGKTEQKRGESGTYENRGQKFTRFSLNVGRRDGIMPQGLIGHINGIPGGGRIKVGKIEIMRNTAHLEADSKFIPQILAAFQHFTINGRTVTIKIASDTHGTSRPKPDAIRHRKGRKPKAA
- a CDS encoding cold-shock protein — translated: MNKGIVKWFNASKGFGFIEQENGADVFVHHSAIQSDGYKTLDEGASVTFEVVDGQKGPAAANVVQL